The Methanofollis sp. genome contains the following window.
TCATGGGGCGGTCGTCGCCGTGGCGGCCCATTGCGCCGCGGATGATGGAGACGTCGTAGGCCTGTGCCTTTGCGTCGAACGCAAAGAGGGTCGCCCAGTTCTTTTCGACCGACCTGAGGGTGGTGACCGCGGGTTCGGGGACGGTGTCGGAGAACCCGATGGCGTTCCAGCCTCTGTCGAGGTCTTTCGTCGGGGGGGTGGAGACCGATCCGCCGGCGAAGGAGAGGGGGATCGTGTACGTGCCGTTTGCGAAGATCCAGACGCCGTCGAGGGGCTGGAACGATTCCTGTGAACTCATCGCCTCCCACCGGCTGGTACCGTTGTACAGCAGGACGGAGTGGCCCGCGGTGTCCACGTCGTCGAAGATGGCGATGGTGTCCTGACCGCCGGCGAGGGTCTTCGGCGTCGAGACGAAGTTCCAGCCGGGCCGGAGGGTGATCGCGGCCCTGCTGAGGGCGACGTGGACCGTCGAGGTCTCGCCGACGGCGACGGTCACCGTCTCCTCGGCATCGAGGTAGCCCTCAAGGTTCAGGGCGATTGTGTGCTCGCCCGGCGAGATGCGGGTGAGGGTGGCGTTCGTCATTTCGCCGGTGTCGGTACCGTCGAGGATGATGCGGGCGCCGTCAGGGGAGGAGGTGACCGTGATGCTTCCGGAGGGTTCGAGGAGGGTGAGGGAGACGGTCGCTGTCTCTCTATCGACGACGGTCACGGTCGTCGAGGCATCCAGGTAGCCGGATTTCTTCACGGTGATCGTGTGTTCGCCGACCGGGACGTTCTC
Protein-coding sequences here:
- a CDS encoding PEGA domain-containing protein, which gives rise to ENVPVGEHTITVKKSGYLDASTTVTVVDRETATVSLTLLEPSGSITVTSSPDGARIILDGTDTGEMTNATLTRISPGEHTIALNLEGYLDAEETVTVAVGETSTVHVALSRAAITLRPGWNFVSTPKTLAGGQDTIAIFDDVDTAGHSVLLYNGTSRWEAMSSQESFQPLDGVWIFANGTYTIPLSFAGGSVSTPPTKDLDRGWNAIGFSDTVPEPAVTTLRSVEKNWATLFAFDAKAQAYDVSIIRGAMGRHGDDRPMNPMQGYWLYMDSPDTLCAIGA